In bacterium, a single genomic region encodes these proteins:
- a CDS encoding acetamidase/formamidase family protein: protein MAVHRFAPKIYHTTMGPHESVLTITPGDTVETTTVDARGIDAAGIQVTERGNPQTGPFFIKGAEPGDMLSIHLDRLTPNRPFGWSQTVIAENVLDPECIKQTPDAILAKWEIDLRTGTATLVEPATSLGRLTLPIAPMLGCFGVAPSHGQAISTATSSTHGGNMDYRGFRAGVWVHFPVFVHGALFHLGDGHALQGDGEIVGTGIEISFDVQFTVRLVKGKTIHWPRAENADEIMTVGNARPLDQCVQHATTEMVRWLREDHGLDARGAHLLLGQCVQYDLGNVYDPAYTMVCRVAKRYLSSARAAR, encoded by the coding sequence ATGGCGGTCCACAGGTTTGCGCCGAAGATCTACCATACGACGATGGGCCCCCACGAGTCCGTTCTGACCATCACCCCCGGGGACACCGTCGAGACGACGACGGTCGACGCGCGTGGAATCGATGCGGCGGGGATCCAGGTGACCGAGCGGGGGAACCCGCAGACCGGGCCCTTTTTTATCAAAGGGGCCGAACCCGGCGACATGCTGTCTATCCACCTCGACCGGCTCACTCCCAACCGACCCTTCGGGTGGAGCCAGACCGTGATCGCCGAGAACGTTCTGGACCCCGAGTGCATCAAGCAGACGCCGGATGCGATCCTGGCCAAGTGGGAGATCGACCTCCGGACGGGCACGGCCACGCTCGTCGAGCCCGCGACCTCGCTGGGACGGCTCACCTTGCCCATCGCGCCGATGCTGGGATGCTTTGGGGTCGCCCCGTCGCACGGTCAGGCCATTTCCACGGCGACCTCCTCCACACACGGCGGGAACATGGATTACCGCGGGTTCCGTGCGGGGGTTTGGGTGCACTTCCCGGTATTCGTCCACGGGGCGCTCTTTCATCTGGGCGACGGGCATGCCCTCCAGGGGGACGGCGAGATCGTCGGGACGGGGATTGAGATCTCCTTCGACGTGCAATTCACCGTGCGTCTCGTCAAAGGCAAGACGATTCACTGGCCGAGGGCCGAAAATGCGGATGAGATCATGACCGTGGGGAACGCCCGGCCACTCGACCAGTGCGTGCAACACGCCACAACGGAAATGGTGCGTTGGTTGCGAGAGGACCACGGCCTTGATGCGCGCGGGGCCCACCTCCTCCTCGGTCAGTGCGTGCAATACGATCTCGGAAACGTCTATGACCCGGCGTATACGATGGTGTGCAGGGTGGCCAAGCGATACCTTTCATCGGCGCGCGCCGCTCGGTGA
- a CDS encoding flagellar biosynthesis protein FlgA, with protein MLNQQLAAREAAGRPVRVGVIGAGRFGTMILCQLATMRGVRPAVVCDLGADRGLRALAHAGFSADAVVRADAVRRVNEAIARGVPAFTEDSRVLLGSDIDVVVEATGVPEAGVDSALEAFRRGKHVVMVNVEADVLVGAVLRRTADLAGLVYSAAYGDQPALIDELVEWATGLGFEVVAAGKGTKYLPAYRKGTPDDIWDRYGADAEQREGLNPRMYNSFTDGTKSAIEMAAVANMTGLRPDVRGMHFPPAGIDRLPEVLKPAEQGGVLEHSGVVEVVSSVDRDGRPVPNDLRWGVYVVITSPRPYTRRCFADYGMPVDRTGTYAAMYRPFHLVGMELPISVARAVLEHRATGTPRPVPVAAVACAAKRPLGVGEILDGEGGYTVYGLIDDAVSAKRERWLPMGLSRGATLIRPVPEDGLIRMDDVSVEASGALYRLWQEQMQLVPG; from the coding sequence ATGCTGAACCAGCAGCTCGCCGCCCGCGAGGCGGCGGGCCGGCCCGTGCGCGTCGGGGTGATCGGGGCCGGGCGATTCGGCACGATGATCCTCTGCCAGCTTGCGACGATGCGCGGGGTGCGCCCCGCCGTGGTCTGTGATCTCGGCGCCGACCGGGGGCTGCGTGCCCTGGCGCACGCCGGGTTCTCCGCCGACGCGGTCGTGCGGGCCGATGCCGTGCGGCGGGTCAACGAGGCGATCGCGCGCGGCGTTCCTGCGTTCACCGAAGATTCCCGCGTCCTGCTCGGAAGCGACATCGACGTGGTCGTGGAGGCCACGGGCGTCCCCGAAGCCGGGGTGGACTCCGCCCTGGAGGCGTTCCGCCGCGGCAAACACGTCGTCATGGTGAACGTCGAGGCCGACGTGCTCGTCGGGGCGGTGCTCCGACGGACCGCCGACCTGGCCGGGCTCGTCTACTCCGCCGCGTACGGCGATCAGCCGGCCCTGATCGATGAGCTCGTCGAGTGGGCGACCGGCTTGGGATTCGAGGTGGTGGCCGCGGGCAAGGGGACAAAGTATCTCCCCGCCTACCGGAAGGGCACCCCCGACGACATCTGGGACCGATACGGCGCGGACGCCGAGCAGCGTGAGGGGCTGAATCCTCGGATGTACAATTCCTTCACCGACGGGACGAAGTCGGCGATCGAAATGGCGGCGGTGGCGAACATGACGGGGCTTCGCCCCGACGTTCGAGGTATGCACTTCCCGCCCGCCGGCATCGACCGTCTTCCCGAAGTCCTGAAGCCGGCCGAGCAGGGGGGAGTCCTCGAGCACTCGGGGGTGGTCGAGGTGGTCAGCTCGGTCGACCGCGACGGCCGGCCGGTCCCCAACGACCTTCGTTGGGGTGTCTACGTGGTGATCACCTCGCCGCGGCCGTACACGCGGCGGTGTTTCGCCGACTACGGGATGCCGGTGGATCGGACGGGGACGTATGCGGCCATGTACCGCCCGTTCCACCTGGTGGGAATGGAGCTGCCGATCAGCGTCGCCCGAGCGGTGCTGGAGCACCGAGCCACCGGCACGCCGCGGCCGGTGCCCGTCGCGGCGGTTGCCTGCGCGGCGAAGCGCCCGCTGGGGGTCGGCGAGATCCTCGACGGGGAAGGCGGCTACACGGTCTACGGGTTGATCGACGACGCCGTGAGTGCGAAGCGCGAGCGGTGGCTGCCGATGGGCCTCTCCCGCGGCGCCACGCTCATCCGGCCGGTGCCCGAGGACGGGTTGATCCGCATGGACGACGTCTCCGTCGAGGCGTCCGGGGCGCTCTACCGCCTCTGGCAGGAGCAGATGCAACTCGTCCCCGGCTGA
- a CDS encoding ABC transporter permease codes for MLKYIARRLGQLIPVLLGVSILVFFGMHLIPGDVAQLLLGDKGTDADLQRLRHQLGLDQPVYIQYFRFLLGGLRGDFGVSLRTRQSAIWEIVQALPVTLELSLAALVFAVVFGLSIGVIAARRPHSLIDTGAMIGVLIGVSMPVFWTGILLLMVFGGILGWLPLGSMLDEGMTFHRITGMSLVDGLLTGNGAVVQSSIRHLILPAVTLGVTSMATIARMSRSTMLEVLNLDFVRTARAKGVGERRVVSHHALRNALLPVVTLVGLQLGLLLSGAVLTETIFALPGLGRLAITSVLARDYPVVQGVVLIAAGIFVLANLLVDVLYAYLDPRIRYD; via the coding sequence ATGCTGAAGTACATCGCGCGCCGGTTGGGACAGCTCATCCCCGTGCTGCTGGGGGTGAGCATTCTGGTGTTCTTCGGGATGCACCTCATCCCCGGCGACGTGGCGCAGCTCCTCTTGGGCGACAAGGGGACCGACGCGGACCTGCAGCGCCTCCGCCACCAGCTCGGGTTGGACCAACCGGTCTACATCCAGTATTTCCGGTTCCTGCTGGGGGGGCTGCGCGGCGACTTCGGGGTGTCGCTCCGCACCCGGCAGTCGGCGATCTGGGAGATCGTCCAGGCCCTGCCGGTGACCTTGGAGCTGAGCCTGGCCGCCCTCGTGTTCGCGGTGGTGTTCGGCCTCAGCATCGGCGTCATCGCCGCGCGGCGGCCGCACTCCCTGATCGACACCGGGGCGATGATCGGGGTGCTGATCGGCGTGTCGATGCCGGTGTTCTGGACCGGGATCCTGTTGCTTATGGTGTTCGGCGGGATACTGGGGTGGCTGCCGCTCGGCAGCATGCTCGACGAGGGGATGACGTTTCACCGGATCACCGGGATGTCCCTCGTCGACGGGCTGCTCACCGGGAACGGGGCGGTCGTCCAGAGCAGCATCCGCCACCTCATCCTGCCCGCGGTGACCCTCGGCGTCACCTCGATGGCCACAATCGCCCGGATGTCCCGATCCACGATGCTCGAGGTGCTCAACCTGGACTTCGTCCGAACGGCCCGGGCGAAGGGCGTGGGGGAGCGGCGGGTGGTGAGTCACCACGCGCTGCGCAACGCCCTCCTGCCCGTCGTCACCCTGGTCGGGCTACAGCTCGGGCTGCTGCTCAGCGGCGCCGTCCTGACCGAGACCATCTTCGCGCTCCCGGGGCTGGGGCGGCTCGCGATCACCAGCGTGCTGGCGCGGGATTATCCCGTGGTGCAGGGGGTCGTCCTCATCGCCGCCGGGATCTTCGTGCTGGCCAATCTCCTGGTCGACGTGCTCTACGCGTACCTCGACCCCCGGATTCGGTACGATTGA
- a CDS encoding FmdB family zinc ribbon protein: MTYVFQCRSCGHEFEMTATVAEYESRKRTACPECGHGNTRRVYTPILVMTAARGGGDDTSSSGGCGCGGACSCGH, encoded by the coding sequence ATGACATACGTATTTCAATGCCGGTCGTGCGGGCACGAGTTCGAGATGACCGCGACGGTGGCGGAGTATGAATCGCGAAAGAGGACGGCGTGTCCCGAGTGCGGCCACGGCAACACCCGTCGAGTGTACACCCCCATCCTCGTCATGACCGCGGCCCGCGGGGGCGGGGACGACACCAGCTCGTCGGGTGGATGCGGCTGCGGCGGGGCGTGCAGCTGCGGCCACTGA
- a CDS encoding GYD domain-containing protein, which translates to MAKYLIRGSYNPDGVRGLIRGGGGSARQAAIQEMLEQAGGGVKVAPLIASEDNLFALQAMLASVSENLSGRLEAFYYAFGDVDVFAIVDLPDHVTMTSVMLAVNGSGVVRATATVLVTPEEMDQAVKKRITYRPPGR; encoded by the coding sequence GTGGCCAAGTACTTGATCCGAGGATCTTACAATCCCGATGGGGTGCGCGGTCTCATCCGCGGCGGCGGCGGGTCGGCGAGGCAGGCGGCGATCCAAGAGATGCTCGAACAGGCCGGCGGGGGGGTGAAGGTCGCTCCCCTCATTGCCAGCGAGGATAACCTTTTCGCCCTCCAGGCGATGTTGGCGAGCGTATCGGAGAACCTCAGCGGCCGGCTCGAAGCGTTCTACTATGCGTTTGGCGATGTTGACGTCTTTGCCATCGTCGATCTGCCCGATCACGTGACCATGACGAGCGTGATGCTAGCCGTCAACGGCTCCGGCGTGGTCCGGGCCACCGCCACAGTGCTCGTCACCCCCGAAGAGATGGACCAGGCGGTGAAGAAGAGGATCACCTATCGTCCCCCGGGGAGGTGA
- a CDS encoding SDR family NAD(P)-dependent oxidoreductase, with protein MEFAGKVVWLTGGGGRIGPVIATVFGREGAAVGVCDLDGPRAEAAASAVRKAGGRAAAFAGDVSREADVERLLAGVTEALGPVDILVNCHGVSPNVPVLEMDLATWQSPFLVNTQGCFLTCRAAARQMVDRGARGCIINISSGAATSGRPGSAAYCASKAAINMLTQVLATELGPLGIRVNAVTPGLVTDTPLRRGEAGHPYLNLMIEMTPLGRTGIPSDVAEAVAALASDRLPWVTGANLEVTGGSHCGRTNAPLTRRLGTATRP; from the coding sequence ATGGAGTTCGCGGGCAAGGTGGTCTGGCTGACCGGGGGTGGGGGCCGCATCGGCCCGGTCATCGCCACAGTATTCGGCCGGGAGGGGGCGGCGGTGGGGGTGTGCGATCTTGATGGACCCCGCGCGGAGGCCGCCGCCTCCGCCGTGCGGAAGGCCGGCGGACGGGCGGCGGCTTTCGCCGGAGACGTCAGCCGCGAGGCCGACGTGGAGCGCCTGCTGGCGGGCGTGACCGAGGCGCTGGGGCCGGTGGACATCCTCGTCAACTGTCACGGGGTTTCCCCGAACGTCCCGGTGCTGGAAATGGACCTGGCCACCTGGCAATCGCCGTTTTTGGTGAACACGCAGGGGTGCTTCTTGACCTGCCGGGCCGCGGCGCGTCAGATGGTCGACCGGGGCGCACGGGGGTGCATCATCAACATCTCCTCGGGGGCTGCGACCTCGGGACGACCGGGGTCCGCGGCCTACTGCGCGTCCAAAGCCGCGATCAACATGCTGACGCAGGTCCTCGCCACGGAGCTCGGTCCCCTCGGCATACGCGTGAACGCGGTTACCCCCGGCCTGGTGACCGACACCCCCCTGCGACGGGGAGAGGCCGGGCACCCCTACCTGAATCTCATGATCGAGATGACGCCGCTCGGACGGACGGGGATTCCGAGCGATGTGGCGGAGGCCGTGGCGGCGCTGGCCTCGGATCGACTGCCCTGGGTCACCGGGGCCAATCTCGAAGTGACCGGGGGTTCCCACTGCGGGCGGACGAACGCCCCGCTGACCAGGCGGCTGGGGACAGCGACGCGGCCGTAG
- a CDS encoding ABC transporter permease encodes MATALASGPPHRRAAALSWRRMRHSTNLVVGASILVLVVASAVLAAQIAPYNPIDQAFADQLRAPSPAHLFGTDEFGRDIFSRVIYGARIALVIGVLADGIAALLGILLGVVSGYFGGNVDAAIMRVVDVMLAFPYLLLAMIVVAILGPSLTNAMIAIGIVYTPQFARLVRGAVLAIREQEFVEAAGAVGAGAVRILARHIVPNILSPIIVMATLTVGFTIVETAGLSFLGLGASPPTPEWGSMLATGRSFMLTSPWIATFPGLAILVTVVGFNLVGDGLRDLLDPRLRGRS; translated from the coding sequence ATGGCGACCGCGCTCGCATCCGGCCCCCCGCACCGCCGTGCCGCTGCCTTGTCGTGGCGCCGGATGCGTCACAGCACGAACCTCGTCGTGGGAGCGAGTATCCTGGTCCTCGTGGTTGCCTCGGCCGTCCTCGCCGCCCAGATCGCTCCCTACAATCCCATTGACCAGGCGTTCGCCGATCAGCTCCGGGCGCCGTCCCCGGCCCATCTCTTCGGAACGGACGAGTTCGGCCGCGACATCTTCTCCCGGGTGATCTACGGCGCCCGGATCGCCCTGGTCATCGGCGTGCTGGCCGACGGGATCGCCGCATTACTGGGCATCCTGCTCGGGGTCGTCTCCGGGTACTTTGGCGGAAACGTCGACGCGGCGATCATGCGGGTCGTGGACGTCATGCTGGCGTTCCCCTACCTGCTGCTGGCGATGATCGTGGTGGCGATCCTGGGCCCCAGCCTCACCAACGCGATGATCGCGATCGGCATCGTGTACACCCCCCAGTTCGCACGCCTGGTGCGGGGAGCGGTCCTCGCGATCCGTGAGCAGGAGTTCGTCGAGGCGGCGGGGGCGGTCGGCGCGGGGGCGGTCCGGATCCTCGCCCGTCACATCGTGCCCAACATCCTCTCGCCGATCATCGTCATGGCCACGCTGACCGTGGGCTTCACCATCGTCGAGACCGCCGGGTTGTCTTTCTTGGGTTTGGGGGCCAGCCCGCCCACCCCCGAGTGGGGCTCGATGCTCGCCACCGGACGGTCGTTCATGCTGACGTCGCCCTGGATCGCGACGTTCCCCGGGCTGGCCATCCTGGTGACGGTCGTGGGGTTCAACCTCGTGGGGGACGGTCTTCGCGACCTGCTGGACCCCCGCCTCCGCGGCCGATCGTGA
- a CDS encoding DsbA family oxidoreductase — MRLRIDVVSDVICPWCFVGKRRLEKALRALGSGVEAMVEWHPFQLNPEMPRQGIDRKVYREAKFGDPARSEALDARLTEVGASEGLRFAFDRIRRTPNTFDAHRLIWLARREGAQDHVVEELFRRYFIEGEDVGDRQTLLDVAATCGLDRERADGFLASEAGTADVRQAEAEFRELGIEGVPHFIVDGKYGISGAQSPEILLSAFEQIIGLRAAPAGRAADNPSDR, encoded by the coding sequence ATGCGCCTGCGCATTGACGTGGTCTCGGACGTGATCTGCCCCTGGTGTTTCGTCGGCAAGCGGCGTCTGGAGAAGGCGCTCCGGGCGCTCGGGTCCGGCGTCGAGGCCATGGTGGAGTGGCACCCATTTCAGCTCAACCCGGAGATGCCTCGCCAGGGGATCGACCGGAAGGTGTACCGCGAGGCCAAGTTTGGAGATCCGGCACGGTCGGAGGCGCTGGACGCGCGGTTGACCGAGGTGGGGGCGTCGGAAGGCCTTCGCTTCGCCTTTGATCGCATCCGCCGGACCCCCAACACCTTCGACGCGCACCGTCTGATCTGGCTGGCCCGGCGTGAAGGCGCGCAGGACCACGTGGTGGAGGAGTTGTTTCGACGCTATTTCATCGAGGGCGAGGACGTTGGAGACCGGCAAACCCTCCTCGATGTCGCGGCGACCTGCGGGTTGGATCGGGAGCGGGCCGACGGGTTCCTCGCAAGCGAGGCGGGGACCGCCGACGTGCGTCAGGCCGAAGCGGAGTTTCGGGAGCTCGGGATCGAGGGGGTGCCCCACTTCATCGTCGACGGCAAGTACGGCATCTCCGGGGCCCAGAGCCCGGAGATCCTGCTCTCCGCGTTTGAACAGATCATCGGCCTGCGGGCCGCGCCCGCCGGGCGCGCCGCCGACAACCCCTCGGATCGATAG
- a CDS encoding mismatch-specific DNA-glycosylase: protein MPRPTGSSYPFSTLPDYLAPRLDLVFVGINPGVYSVARGHYFARPTSRFWPAFSRSALSASIRAALGREALGPADDRALLAYGIGFTDVVKTPSRSAGDLRPADFRAWAPKLRRRLETCRPRVACFHGLTAYRPFARYALGAAEGGWTLGAQPRHLGRTGLFVVPNPSPANAHFRPAEYVAWYDRLAEFLKELGRRR from the coding sequence GTGCCGCGCCCGACCGGGTCGTCGTACCCGTTCAGCACGCTCCCCGACTATCTCGCCCCTCGGCTCGACCTCGTCTTTGTGGGCATCAATCCCGGGGTGTACTCGGTGGCCCGCGGGCACTACTTCGCCCGACCCACCAGCCGGTTCTGGCCGGCGTTCTCGCGATCCGCGCTCAGCGCGTCGATTCGCGCGGCCCTCGGGCGGGAGGCGCTCGGGCCGGCGGACGACCGGGCGCTCCTTGCGTACGGGATCGGCTTCACCGATGTGGTGAAGACCCCGAGCCGGAGCGCGGGGGATCTGCGTCCCGCGGACTTCCGTGCGTGGGCGCCGAAGCTTCGGCGGCGGCTCGAAACCTGCCGGCCGCGCGTCGCGTGCTTCCACGGCCTCACCGCCTATCGGCCGTTCGCCCGGTACGCCCTGGGAGCGGCGGAGGGCGGGTGGACGCTGGGGGCACAACCGCGGCACCTCGGGCGGACCGGGCTGTTTGTCGTTCCCAACCCCAGCCCCGCAAACGCCCATTTTCGGCCCGCCGAGTACGTGGCGTGGTACGATCGACTGGCGGAGTTCTTGAAGGAGTTGGGCCGGCGGCGTTGA
- a CDS encoding thioesterase family protein yields MSRTSNLPTRGSGAEAGMDVSELEVRVRYAETDQMGVAHHASYLVWFEAGRTEFIRSCGRSYAQIEADGWLLVVVEARCRYLRPARYDDLLTVRTRLASLRPATLEFGYEIVRKADGDVIARGATLHAAVDRTGRPRRIPPGIRRMLGVPAVYGPARRADSSVR; encoded by the coding sequence ATGTCCAGGACGTCGAACCTCCCCACTCGCGGCAGCGGTGCGGAGGCGGGGATGGACGTATCCGAATTGGAGGTGCGGGTACGCTACGCGGAGACCGACCAGATGGGGGTGGCGCATCACGCTAGTTACCTGGTGTGGTTCGAAGCCGGGCGCACGGAGTTCATCCGGTCGTGCGGCCGCTCCTATGCTCAGATCGAGGCGGACGGGTGGCTGCTCGTCGTCGTGGAGGCCCGGTGCCGGTACCTGCGGCCGGCGCGGTACGATGATCTCCTGACCGTCCGGACGCGGCTCGCATCGCTGCGCCCGGCGACGCTGGAGTTCGGCTACGAAATCGTCCGGAAGGCGGACGGAGACGTCATCGCCCGCGGGGCGACGCTGCACGCGGCGGTCGACCGCACGGGGCGTCCCCGCCGGATCCCCCCGGGCATCCGCCGAATGTTGGGGGTCCCGGCCGTGTACGGGCCCGCCCGGCGGGCGGATTCCTCGGTGAGGTAA
- a CDS encoding sensor domain-containing diguanylate cyclase: MESIGRAEPGEFTPPDKSLAFLSRLATEFTAVLSLGDLLEHVMRVLREETGFDSCSLALVDDGNPGALTIKAASGLREGFRGLEVPRDRGLHGVVMQSAEPLLVPDMQADPRVFRREERIRSGIYAPLIVRRRPIGVLSAHREQVGAFSEVDLNLLTVVARYLTGAIEVARLHEQLKELAATDALTGLSNRRCFFDRFASEIARSRRTQRSLTLVLLDVNAFKAVNDAHGHAKGDETLIRVGESLTQVVRASDLVARFGGDEFILMLPETTGALAEEVLGRLRTLRIPMVDQAGREMPLSFCWGTAVFPDDGPDPERLLHVADQRLYAMKQDLYKREAVSPPHR, translated from the coding sequence ATGGAATCGATCGGCCGCGCCGAGCCTGGGGAATTCACGCCCCCGGACAAGTCGCTGGCGTTTCTCTCGCGGTTGGCCACGGAGTTCACCGCGGTGCTCAGCCTGGGCGACCTTCTCGAGCACGTGATGCGGGTGCTGCGCGAGGAGACGGGTTTCGATTCGTGCTCGCTCGCCCTCGTCGACGACGGCAATCCGGGGGCCCTCACGATCAAGGCGGCCTCCGGGCTTCGAGAGGGGTTCCGGGGGCTGGAAGTGCCGCGGGATCGCGGGCTGCACGGGGTGGTGATGCAGTCGGCGGAGCCCCTGTTGGTTCCCGATATGCAGGCCGACCCCCGCGTGTTCAGGCGGGAGGAGCGCATCCGGTCGGGGATCTATGCCCCGTTGATCGTGCGCCGCCGGCCGATCGGGGTGTTGAGCGCCCACCGCGAGCAGGTCGGCGCGTTCAGCGAGGTCGATCTCAACCTTCTCACCGTCGTCGCCCGCTATCTGACAGGAGCGATCGAGGTGGCCCGCCTCCACGAGCAGCTCAAGGAACTCGCGGCCACCGATGCCCTGACGGGTCTGTCGAATCGACGGTGCTTCTTCGACCGGTTCGCCTCGGAGATCGCCCGCAGCCGTCGGACCCAGCGCAGCCTGACGCTGGTGCTGCTCGATGTGAACGCCTTTAAGGCCGTAAACGACGCCCATGGGCACGCGAAGGGCGACGAAACGCTGATCCGCGTGGGCGAGAGCCTGACGCAGGTGGTCCGCGCCTCCGACCTGGTCGCCAGGTTCGGGGGGGACGAGTTCATCCTGATGCTTCCGGAGACGACGGGCGCACTGGCGGAGGAGGTCCTCGGCCGGCTGCGCACGCTGCGCATCCCGATGGTCGATCAGGCCGGCCGCGAGATGCCGCTGAGCTTCTGCTGGGGGACCGCGGTGTTCCCGGATGATGGACCGGATCCGGAGCGCCTCCTCCACGTGGCGGACCAGCGCCTCTACGCGATGAAGCAGGACCTTTACAAGCGGGAGGCGGTGTCCCCGCCGCACCGCTGA
- a CDS encoding S1 RNA-binding domain-containing protein, whose product MSEERPTSQQGEELDIAQMPALEEQQIVQGTVVRIDSEGVLVDVGAKSEGFISPKELSARGDTLEGIAVGDRIDVYVMKVEGEEGSILLSKKRADLALAWDRIQRAFEAGTTLHAMVVDKVKGGLVVDLGMRGFVPGSHVDLSQAKGRQFEALVGQSIPLRIIEVDRPKGRVILSHKNAMAEERGKAREAVLASLEEGQVREGVVKRLTDFGAFVDLGGIDALLPISEMAWTYITHPSEVVHRGQRISVAVLKIDKAAGRISLGLKHILPDPWQHLGESYRPGQVVSGKVVRTVASGAFVRLTEIDAFLPISELAEKRVQKVTDVVEVGQTVEALVTEIRADERRMILSLRRLARERERTRVKEYISAQGEEGRVTIGDIAGELLRQVVTAPAASERSAEAPSPTEGAPRPAPEDRPPSGAPPD is encoded by the coding sequence ATGTCAGAGGAGCGGCCGACGTCTCAGCAGGGAGAAGAGCTCGATATCGCGCAGATGCCCGCGCTCGAGGAGCAGCAGATTGTCCAGGGGACGGTCGTGCGCATCGACAGCGAAGGGGTCCTGGTTGACGTCGGCGCGAAGTCGGAGGGCTTCATTTCGCCGAAGGAACTGTCGGCGCGCGGCGACACCCTGGAGGGAATCGCCGTGGGGGACCGCATCGACGTGTACGTGATGAAGGTCGAGGGGGAGGAAGGGAGCATCCTGCTCAGCAAGAAACGCGCCGACCTGGCACTGGCCTGGGACCGGATCCAGCGGGCGTTCGAGGCCGGCACGACCCTGCACGCGATGGTGGTCGACAAGGTGAAGGGCGGCTTGGTGGTGGACCTGGGGATGCGGGGGTTCGTCCCGGGAAGCCATGTGGATCTCTCGCAGGCCAAGGGCCGGCAGTTCGAGGCGTTGGTGGGCCAGAGCATCCCGCTGCGGATCATCGAGGTGGATCGCCCCAAGGGGCGGGTGATCCTCTCGCACAAGAACGCCATGGCCGAGGAGCGCGGGAAGGCCCGGGAGGCCGTGCTCGCCTCCCTGGAGGAAGGGCAGGTGCGCGAGGGGGTCGTGAAGCGCCTGACCGACTTCGGAGCGTTCGTCGATCTCGGCGGGATCGACGCCCTCCTGCCGATCAGCGAGATGGCGTGGACCTACATCACGCACCCGTCCGAGGTCGTCCATCGGGGACAGCGGATCTCGGTTGCGGTCCTCAAGATCGACAAGGCGGCGGGACGGATCTCGCTGGGGCTGAAGCACATCCTCCCCGACCCCTGGCAGCATCTCGGGGAGTCGTACCGCCCCGGCCAGGTGGTGAGCGGGAAGGTCGTCCGCACCGTCGCCTCGGGCGCCTTCGTCCGTCTCACCGAGATCGATGCCTTCCTCCCCATCTCTGAGCTGGCCGAGAAGCGCGTCCAGAAGGTGACCGATGTGGTCGAGGTCGGCCAGACCGTGGAAGCGCTGGTGACCGAGATCCGCGCCGACGAGCGCCGCATGATCCTCAGCCTGCGGCGGCTGGCCCGGGAGCGGGAGCGCACGCGGGTGAAGGAGTACATCAGCGCTCAAGGCGAGGAAGGGCGCGTGACGATCGGCGACATCGCCGGCGAGCTCCTCCGCCAGGTCGTGACCGCCCCCGCCGCCTCGGAGCGTTCGGCGGAAGCCCCATCCCCGACCGAGGGCGCCCCGCGCCCCGCGCCGGAGGATCGCCCTCCCTCGGGTGCCCCGCCGGACTGA
- a CDS encoding enoyl-CoA hydratase/isomerase family protein — MESAQILFEVEREVAYLTVNRPEQRNAMTWAMYQRLVEICDQVDRDDGIKVLVVRGSGERAFISGTDISQFPAFRGNPQAGIEYEERIDRVIGRLEAVGKPSLASVRGYAVGGGMTIAATCDLRIASDDARFGIPIIRLGNCLSMHTYARLVALLGPARAKEMIFTARHVGAAEALSWGLVNEVVPAATLQARTREVAEAIAAGPPLTLRASKEAVRRVVQRLLPENPGHDLVAMCYNSGDFQEGVAAFLDKRAPQWTGR, encoded by the coding sequence ATGGAATCGGCTCAGATCCTCTTCGAGGTGGAGCGGGAGGTCGCGTACCTCACCGTCAACCGGCCGGAACAGCGCAACGCCATGACCTGGGCGATGTACCAGCGCCTCGTGGAGATCTGCGATCAGGTCGACCGCGACGACGGGATCAAGGTCCTGGTCGTGCGCGGCAGCGGGGAGCGGGCGTTCATCTCCGGGACCGACATCAGCCAGTTTCCGGCGTTTCGCGGCAACCCGCAGGCGGGCATCGAATACGAGGAGCGGATCGACCGCGTGATCGGCCGGCTGGAGGCGGTGGGCAAACCGTCGCTGGCCTCCGTGCGCGGATACGCCGTCGGCGGGGGGATGACGATCGCCGCGACCTGCGATCTGCGGATCGCCTCGGACGACGCGCGGTTTGGCATCCCCATCATCCGGTTGGGCAACTGTCTGTCGATGCACACCTACGCCCGCCTCGTGGCCCTGCTCGGCCCGGCGCGGGCCAAGGAGATGATCTTCACCGCCCGGCACGTCGGCGCGGCGGAGGCCCTGTCCTGGGGGTTGGTGAACGAGGTGGTCCCTGCCGCGACGCTCCAGGCCAGGACCCGGGAGGTCGCCGAGGCGATCGCCGCCGGCCCCCCCCTGACGCTACGGGCCAGCAAAGAGGCGGTGCGCCGGGTCGTGCAGCGGCTCCTGCCCGAGAATCCCGGCCATGATCTGGTGGCGATGTGCTACAACAGCGGGGATTTCCAGGAAGGAGTGGCGGCGTTTCTCGACAAGCGGGCGCCGCAATGGACCGGTCGGTGA